From one Lotus japonicus ecotype B-129 chromosome 3, LjGifu_v1.2 genomic stretch:
- the LOC130749401 gene encoding uncharacterized protein LOC130749401 → MAAATTQTEKQVSLKLLVNEETNEVLFAEAKKDFVDILCSILTLPLATIARLVQKESNIGPITVGCLNTLYQSAENFDPESMWTVTWKETLLKPRKSCYCSTLKLNIDDTEPKKYFITPDFGSCKHRYLRTSPGGLCDCGYHHLSRPVFLNDFCKGFVNGFPTYIITDDLIVMANSSYTNLGFLQNFGVKNISSAKEMIVNVTTEKVM, encoded by the coding sequence ATGGCTGCTGCTACTACTCAAACAGAGAAGCAAGTATCATTGAAGCTTCTGGTAAATGAGGAGACCAACGAAGTTTTGTTTGCTGAAGCAAAGAAGGACTTTGTGGACATTCTCTGTAGCATCTTAACACTGCCTTTGGCAACCATTGCAAGACTTGTGCAGAAAGAATCCAACATTGGGCCAATTACTGTTGGTTGTCTGAATACACTTTATCAAAGTGCGGAAAATTTTGACCCTGAGTCTATGTGGACAGTGACATGGAAAGAAACGCTGTTAAAGCcaagaaaatcatgctattgcAGTACTCTTAAGCTTAATATTGATGACACTGAGCCTAAAAAGTACTTCATAACTCCGGATTTTGGCTCCTGCAAGCATAGATATTTAAGAACTTCGCCTGGGGGTTTATGCGACTGTGGGTATCATCATCTGTCCCGTCCGGTTTTCCTAAACGATTTCTGCAAAGGGTTTGTTAACGGTTTTCCCACTTATATCATCACTGATGATCTGATTGTCATGGCAAACTCTTCCTATACAAACCTGGGGTTTCTCCAGAATTTTGGAGTAAAAAACATAAGTTCAGCAAAGGAAATGATTGTGAATGTGACTACAGAAAAGGTCATGTAA